In a single window of the Nilaparvata lugens isolate BPH chromosome 1, ASM1435652v1, whole genome shotgun sequence genome:
- the LOC111059338 gene encoding V-type proton ATPase subunit d, translating into MLDGMLFNINDGYLEGICRGFKGTILKQSDYATLVQCETLGDLRLHLQATSYRSLLSSTDEGHEKNELTVASLDAQLRDKLAAEFSYMRRQSVKPLSEFLDFVRYAYMIDNTILLMTGTLHQRPVDEVAARCHPLGRFQQMEAVHVALTPRELYNAVIVDTPLAPFFLDCITEHSLNEVNVELIRNMLYKAYLESFDKFCKNLGGITAETMSEILAFECDRRAFMITINSFRTELTKSERASLFPRCGLLHPTGLAALAAADNYEQVQMVAANYSAYHPLFFNAGEGPGERTLEDRFFEKEARMNSAAFLRQFHYGVFYSYLKLREQECRNIVWIAECISQNQRAFIENYIRVGAL; encoded by the exons ATGCTGGATGGTATgttattcaatatcaatgatgGCTATTTGGAAGGAATTTGTCGTGGTTTTAAAGGCACAATTCTAAAGCAAAGTGATTATGCAACTCTGGTGCAGTGTGAAACTCTCGGCGACCTGAGGCTGCATCTGCAAGCAACCAGCTATCGGAGTCTGCTCTCGTCAACTGATGAAGGG CACGAGAAGAACGAGCTGACCGTAGCTAGCTTGGACGCTCAGCTGCGTGATAAGCTGGCGGCAGAATTCAGCTACATGCGTCGGCAGTCTGTGAAGCCCCTCTCAGAGTTCCTCGACTTTGTGCGCTATGCCTACATGATCGACAACACCATTCTGCTAATGACAGGCACTCTCCATCAGCGGCCTGTTGACGAG GTGGCAGCCCGTTGTCACCCGCTCGGCCGCTTCCAGCAAATGGAGGCAGTACACGTGGCGTTGACTCCTCGCGAGCTCTACAACGCGGTGATTGTGGACACGCCCCTCGCACCCTTCTTCCTCGACTGCATCACAGAGCACAGTCTCAACGAGGTCAACGTCGAACTCATACGTAACATGCTCTACAA GGCGTATTTGGAGAGCTTCGACAAGTTCTGCAAGAATCTGGGTGGCATCACAGCTGAGACGATGTCTGAGATACTAGCGTTCGAGTGTGACAGACGTGCCTTCATGATCACCATCAACTCGTTCCGCACCGAACTGACCAAGAGTGAGCGCGCCAGTCTGTTCCCACGCTGCGGCCTGCTGCATCCCACCGGACTGGCTGCTCTGGCTGCGGCTGACAACTATGAACAG GTCCAGATGGTGGCCGCAAACTATTCAGCGTACCACCCGCTGTTCTTCAACGCCGGGGAGGGGCCGGGGGAGCGAACCCTGGAGGATCGCTTCTTCGAGAAGGAAGCGCGAATGAACAGTGCAGCCTTTCTGAGACAATTTCACTACGGTGTCTTCTACTCTTATCTGAAGCTGAGAGAGCAGGAGTGTCGTAACATTGTCTGGATTGCCGAGTGCATATCACAAAACCAGAGAGCTTTCATTGAGAATTATATTAGAGTTGGAGCGCTTTAG